The following proteins are encoded in a genomic region of Gemmatimonadaceae bacterium:
- a CDS encoding RagB/SusD family nutrient uptake outer membrane protein, whose protein sequence is MRLPTLAMSLLRGRARDTVLAALTLSSLGVAACKGILSVDLPTRVSAGVLDDPSFAPTMVQGAIADFECAYTNYAAATGLLTDELIESTGFIAWFSWDLRRIPSSNSSLGGNTCTGAGYGVYTPLQTARFSASDSYKRVQGFADASVPNKTSLLATAAAYEGFSLTLLGEGFCQMAVDGGPLMTPAQTLALAEARFTDAMQLATTASNASILDFATLGRARARLDEGNKAGADADAKLVPQGFVLNATYDAAAERHRNRVYVDNFVNLYTSVDPRFRSLTFGGVADPRVPTKNAGRLGNDGVTQLWQELRYTGETSPMPIATWNEAQLIIAEAEGGQAAVDAINRLHTAAGLPAFSSTDDATTMAQVYEERRRELFLTGHRINDMLRLSIPFDTGNDAKGQPFGTTTCLPLPDVETLNNPNITHP, encoded by the coding sequence ATGCGTCTTCCGACACTTGCGATGTCTCTGCTTCGCGGTCGCGCGCGCGACACGGTCCTCGCCGCGCTGACGCTGAGCAGTCTTGGCGTGGCGGCGTGCAAGGGAATTCTCAGCGTCGATCTGCCAACACGCGTCTCCGCCGGAGTCCTCGATGATCCGTCGTTCGCGCCGACGATGGTGCAGGGCGCCATCGCGGATTTCGAGTGCGCGTATACCAACTATGCGGCCGCGACCGGCCTCTTGACCGACGAGCTGATCGAGTCCACCGGCTTCATTGCCTGGTTCAGTTGGGACCTGCGACGCATTCCGTCCAGCAACTCGAGTCTTGGCGGCAACACCTGTACCGGTGCTGGTTATGGCGTCTACACGCCGCTGCAGACGGCGCGGTTCTCCGCATCGGATTCGTACAAGCGCGTTCAGGGGTTCGCGGACGCGTCCGTGCCTAACAAGACCTCGCTTCTCGCGACCGCCGCGGCCTACGAAGGTTTTTCGCTGACGCTCCTTGGCGAGGGTTTCTGCCAGATGGCGGTCGATGGCGGGCCGTTGATGACTCCAGCGCAAACGCTCGCGCTCGCGGAGGCGCGATTCACCGACGCGATGCAGCTTGCGACGACGGCGAGCAACGCCTCCATTCTCGACTTCGCCACGCTCGGGCGGGCGCGCGCCAGGCTGGACGAAGGCAACAAAGCGGGAGCGGACGCCGACGCGAAGCTGGTGCCGCAAGGCTTCGTGCTGAACGCGACATACGACGCCGCCGCGGAGCGACATCGCAATCGCGTCTACGTCGACAACTTCGTCAATCTGTATACCTCGGTCGATCCACGCTTCCGCAGCCTGACCTTCGGCGGCGTCGCCGATCCGCGCGTCCCGACGAAGAACGCCGGCCGCCTCGGTAACGATGGCGTGACGCAACTCTGGCAGGAGCTCCGCTACACCGGAGAAACGTCCCCGATGCCCATCGCTACGTGGAACGAAGCGCAGCTCATCATCGCCGAGGCGGAAGGCGGACAGGCAGCCGTGGACGCGATCAATCGCCTGCACACGGCAGCGGGTCTGCCGGCGTTCAGCAGCACCGACGACGCAACGACCATGGCGCAAGTGTACGAGGAGCGGCGGCGCGAGCTGTTCCTCACCGGGCACCGGATCAACGATATGCTGCGCCTGAGCATTCCATTTGATACCGGAAACGACGCGAAGGGTCAGCCCTTCGGGACGACGACGTGCCTGCCGCTTCCCGATGTAGAAACACTAAACAACCCCAACATCACGCATCCATGA